A genomic window from Terriglobia bacterium includes:
- a CDS encoding peptidylprolyl isomerase produces MKKLAVLLVLVAAGVAAQEKGKTIEEIVARVNNEIITRTEYEKSRAQVAEDAPQECPKCTAEQLQAMVAERQKQVLRDLIDQSLLVQRGKDMGVSVETDVIKRLDQIRIQNNLASMEELEKAVSAQGLNWEDFKNNIRNTLLTQRVISSEVGSHIQIGKDELSKYYEAHKKDFIRPEQVALREMFISTEKKKEPEMAELKKKAEGLLERVKNGEDFGELAKRFSEGSTAKQGGYLGTFKRGELAKELEDKVFGLKKNGLTEVIETKQGFLILQVMEHYDEGQQSLAKVEPEIMDKLYGERMEPALRDYLRKLREESYVIVKPGYVDSAGLGGVPIQEISSAPEASKAKKSPGHKKFLIFGKRKETGA; encoded by the coding sequence ATGAAAAAGCTGGCGGTTCTGCTGGTGCTGGTGGCCGCGGGTGTGGCGGCGCAGGAAAAGGGCAAGACGATCGAGGAGATCGTGGCCCGGGTAAACAACGAGATAATCACGCGCACGGAGTATGAGAAGTCGAGGGCGCAGGTGGCCGAGGACGCGCCGCAGGAGTGTCCGAAGTGCACGGCGGAACAGCTGCAGGCGATGGTCGCGGAGCGGCAGAAGCAAGTGCTGCGGGATTTGATCGACCAGTCGCTGCTGGTGCAGCGCGGCAAGGACATGGGCGTCAGCGTGGAGACCGATGTAATCAAGCGGCTGGATCAAATCCGCATCCAGAACAACCTGGCGAGCATGGAAGAGCTGGAGAAAGCGGTGAGCGCGCAGGGGCTGAACTGGGAAGATTTCAAGAACAACATCCGCAACACGCTGTTGACGCAGCGGGTGATCAGCAGCGAGGTGGGCTCGCACATCCAGATCGGGAAAGATGAGCTGAGCAAGTACTACGAAGCGCACAAAAAGGATTTCATCCGGCCGGAACAGGTGGCCTTGCGCGAGATGTTTATCAGCACGGAAAAGAAGAAAGAGCCGGAGATGGCGGAGCTGAAGAAGAAGGCCGAAGGCCTGCTGGAGCGGGTGAAAAACGGCGAGGACTTCGGAGAGCTGGCCAAGCGGTTCTCGGAGGGCAGCACGGCGAAGCAGGGAGGATACCTGGGCACGTTCAAGCGCGGGGAGCTGGCGAAAGAGCTGGAAGACAAGGTTTTCGGGCTGAAGAAGAACGGGCTGACCGAGGTGATCGAGACCAAACAAGGTTTTCTGATCCTGCAGGTTATGGAGCACTACGACGAGGGGCAGCAGTCGCTGGCCAAGGTAGAGCCGGAGATCATGGACAAGCTGTACGGGGAACGGATGGAGCCGGCGCTGCGCGACTATCTGCGGAAGCTGCGCGAGGAGAGTTACGTGATCGTGAAGCCGGGATACGTGGACAGCGCGGGGCTGGGCGGGGTGCCGATTCAGGAAATCAGCTCCGCGCCGGAAGCGAGCAAGGCTAAGAAGAGCCCGGGGCATAAGAAATTTCTGATCTTCGGCAAGCGCAAAGAGACCGGCGCATGA